The proteins below are encoded in one region of Telopea speciosissima isolate NSW1024214 ecotype Mountain lineage chromosome 10, Tspe_v1, whole genome shotgun sequence:
- the LOC122642330 gene encoding AT-hook motif nuclear-localized protein 14 — protein sequence MEGNESSLSSYYHHLQPHHHHHHQHQQQHQQHHTSGGAISTPTAGNSTAPNGIFSSHHHNAASSGHYSTSEGTPLIFPPHSVTGRAPVATSAPPETVKRKRGRPRKYGTSETAASATPSASSAKKVSATSVSSLPLSPSSSPRKKEQSSASSALSPKKAQLVALGHAGQGFTPHVITVAAGEDVAQKIMSFMQQHKRAVCILSASGSISNASLRQPATLGGNVTYEGRFEILSLTGSFLHSEVGGASSRTGGLSVCLSGSDGRIVGGGVGGPLKAAGPVQVIVGSFVIDTKREVSGGLKADASTSKLPSPLVGATISNLGFGSSLESSGRIPVGGSDEHQNISPGHFMLQPRGMHVLTGRSTDWRSGPDARNSNDIELRGRADRGACQSPVDGEDDQIRL from the exons ATGGAGGGGAACGAAAGTAGCCTGAGCTCTTACTACCACCACCTAcagccccaccaccaccaccaccatcagcatcagcagCAGCATCAGCAACACCACACAAGCGGCGGCGCTATCTCCACCCCCACCGCCGGCAACTCGACGGCCCCAAACGGTATATTCTCCAGTCACCACCATAACGCCGCTTCATCAGGCCATTACTCGACTTCTGAAGGGACCCCTCTTATCTTCCCTCCACATAGCGTCACCGGTAGAGCACCTGTCGCTACTTCTGCTCCGCCAGAGACcgtaaagagaaagagaggaaggccGAGGAAGTACGGTACTTCTGAAACAGCAGCTAGCGCTACACCCTCTGCTTCTTCGGCAAAGAAGGTCTCTGCTACTTCTGTTTCTTCgcttcctctttctccttcttcttctcctcgtAAGAAGGAGCAGTCTTCGGCTTCGTCTGCTTTGTCTCCTAAGAAAGCCCAATTGGTTGCTCTTG GGCATGCAGGACAGGGGTTTACACCACATGTCATTACTGTAGCTGCTGGAGAA GATGTCGCGCAGAAAATCATGTCATTCATGCAACAACACAAGCGTGCAGTATGTATCCTTTCAGCATCTGGTTCAATTTCTAATGCATCTCTTCGCCAGCCTGCCACATTGGGGGGAAATGTGACGTATGAG GGGCGTTTTGAGATCCTTTCACTGACCGGATCATTCCTGCATAGTGAGGTTGGAGGAGCATCCTCAAGAACTGGTGGACTTAGCGTATGTTTGTCTGGTTCTGATGGTCGGATTGTTGGAGGTGGGGTAGGGGGACCATTAAAGGCTGCGGGCCCAGTGCAG GTTATTGTTGGTTCCTTTGTGATTGACACCAAAAGGGAAGTTAGCGGTGGTCTAAAAGCTGATGCTTCTACTAGCAAGTTGCCATCACCACTAGTTGGTGCAACAATCTCAAACCTAGGCTTCGGATCATCACTGGAATCTTCTGGGAGAATCCCAGTCGGGGGAAGTGATGAGCATCAAAACATTAGCCCAGGTCATTTCATGTTACAACCTCGAGGGATGCATGTACTTACTGGACGGTCAACTGATTGGAGGAGTGGCCCAGATGCTAGAAACAGTAATGACATTGAATTGAGAG GAAGAGCAGATCGTGGAGCATGCCAATCTCCAGTAGATGGAGAAGATGATCAGATTCGTCTATAG